A single region of the Coregonus clupeaformis isolate EN_2021a chromosome 40, ASM2061545v1, whole genome shotgun sequence genome encodes:
- the LOC121554973 gene encoding aryl hydrocarbon receptor-like: MLSNTGVYAVKKRKKPVQKTKKTPDVVKSNPSKRHRDRLNGELDRLTGLLPFPEDVRSRLDKLSVLRLGVGYLKVKSFFKATMKKSSVLFPSGNGLNMNGMNATHFSEGDLLLQALNGFVMVVTAEGHVFYASATIQDYLGFHQSDVVHQSVFELIHTDDRAMFRRQLHFALNPKAFDPEQGGDGMESSSDITRNIVSYNPEQLPPENSSFLERNFVCRFRCLLDNSSGFLALNFQGRLKFLHGQSMLGEDGTLSQPRLGLFTIATPVQTPSILEIRTKTIFFQTKHKLDFTPTGVDARGKVVLGYSEMELCMRGSGYQFIHAADMMYCADNHVRMIKTGESGLTTFRLLQKTGCWVWVQANARLVYKGGRPDFIIARQRALLNSEGEENLRQRKMQLPFSFTTGEALLYETGPTLDATEFQTNPPKIRKVESLDPQSLLGSLLKQDESIYTQPQEPQLPIDQVFMDSRALTNVACNSWQTIMEAQGPDGDDDDGDGPREVKQEGALVAMIDTLEKMARDGELCAALQGRSVELMEWESVLLRLSQDSSGSGDTPLDLDDIMTNDIFSYVEDTLFKESSEGIGYQPNCSTMVNNNPNLFTGVLNDNNQGGPFTGVVSPTGAGQCKPGLLNNCSFFHNGSPVNGLNGISHSQITGNRAVGLAGQNQAGQNQAGQIQAGQNQAGPQQVFKSTQRLSHFGPQIPQILQTGLNIPTLQQLQLNDIVSPSLELPELNIPHSSGQNGSVTFSMVGSCAQAPNNHMGSPQIIAGQVQSNQPPPQHFPHNGLPAAMAPNVPEKISVPQSNHVAPILMDAWASLIPSNGFVSPQIESSNLNQSNPLLTACLQGNSAPFQSLKTQKVQQWPQNQNQHQQQQLPPPVSTMQDGTMQNGHRFIPDCHSQATETQRVPLTGLWPQNTNGLYHQLQQGGLANGQPAPSSSCMFENVSHPLPNGNSHVDGTRLPPTLSVCQRRIGDHQDQSPPQGSCYFQWGPSEPVVGTSAIIQDNARISSLSHPLVANITTPEDLLAMQQCLAGCNRVGQTQIPSLPVVDSNGTFSLPPLVNGTMCFTEHNQTNYCDF, from the exons CAACCATGAAGAAAAGCAGTGTCCTGTTTCCCAGTGGGAATGGGCTGAACATGAATGGGATGAACGCCACACACTTCTCCGAGGGGGACCTACTGCTCCAG GCTCTGAATGGCTTTGTGATGGTGGTCACAGCTGAGGGACATGTGTTCTATGCCTCTGCTACTATCCAAGACTACCTGGGCTTCCATCAG tcagATGTGGTCCACCAGAGTGTGTTTGAGCTAATCCACACAGACGACAGAGCCATGTTCAGACGACAGCTTCACTTTGCCCTCAACCCCAAGGCCTTTGACCCAGAGCAGGGAGGAGACG GCATGGAGAGCAGCAGTGACATCACCAGGAACATCGTGAGCTATAACCCTGAGCAGCTCCCCCCAGAGAACTCCTCCTTCCTGGAGAGGAACTTTGTGTGTCGCTTCCGCTGCCTCCTGGACAACTCCTCTGGCTTCCTG GCTCTGAACTTCCAGGGGCGTCTGAAGTTCCTCCATGGCCAGAGCATGCTGGGGGAAGACGGGACGCTCAGCCAGCCCAGATTGGGCCTGTTCACCATCGCCACCCCTGTCCAGACCCCGTCCATATTAGAGATCAGGACCAAGACAATCTTCTTCCAGACCAAACACAAGCTTGACTTCACCCCCACGGGTGTCGATGCCAG GGGGAAGGTTGTCCTGGGATACTCAGAGATGGAGTTGTGTATGAGAGGCTCTGGGTATCAGTTCATCCACGCTGCTGATATGATGTACTGTGCAGACAACCACGTCAGAA TGATtaagacaggagagagtggtctgACCACGTTCAGACTGCTGCAGAAGACTGGGTGCTGGGTCTGGGTCCAGGCAAACGCCAGGCTCGTCTACAAAGGAGGAAGGCCCGACTTCATCATCGCACGCCAGAGAGCTTTACT tAATTCTGAGGGAGAGGAGAATCTACGTCAGAGGAAGATGCAGCTGCCCTTCAGCTTCACCACCGGGGAGGCCCTGCTGTACGAGACCGGCCCCACTCTGGACGCCACTGAGTTCCAAACCAACCCCCCAAAGATCCGCAAGGTGGAGTCCCTGGACCCCCAGTCTCTGCTGGGCTCCTTACTGAAGCAGGACGAGTCCATCTACACCCAGCCCCAGGAGCCTCAGCTACCCATAGACCAGGTATTCATGGACAGCCGAGCGCTGACCAACGTGGCCTGTAACTCCTGGCAGACTATCATGGAGGCCCAGGGGCCCGAcggagatgatgatgatggtgacggCCCCAGGGAGGTCAAGCAGGAGGGGGCGTTGGTGGCCATGATCGACACCCTGGAGAAGATGGCGCGGGATGGGGAGCTGTGTGCGGCGCTGCAGGGGAGGAGCGTGGAGCTGATGGAGTGGGAGAGCGTCCTCCTCAGGCTGAGCCAGGACTCCAGCGGGAGCGGGGACACCCCCCTAGATCTGGATGACATCATGACCAACGACATCTTCTCTTATGTGGAGGACACCTTGTTCAAGGAGAGCAGCGAGGGGATCGGTTACCAGCCCAACTGCTCCACCATGGTCAACAACAACCCTAACCTGTTCACAGGGGTGCTCAACGACAACAACCAGGGTGGACCATTCACAGGAGTGGTCAGCCCTACAGGTGCCGGACAGTGCAAGCCTGGGTTGCTTAACAACTGCAGCTTTTTCCATAATGGCTCCCCAGTGAACGGTCTAAATGGTATCAGCCACAGTCAGATAACAGGCAACAGAGCAGTTGGTTTG GCAGGACAGAACCAGGCAGGACAGAACCAGGCAGGACAGATTCAGGCAGGACAGAACCAGGCAGGACCACAGCAGGTGTTCAAGAGCACCCAGAGGCTCTCCCACTTCGGCCCCCAGATCCCCCAGATTCtccagacgggcctgaacatccCCACCCTGCAGCAGCTACAGCTCAACGACATCGTCAGCCCCTCTCTGGAGCTCCCAGAGCTCAATATCCCACACAGCTCAGGCCAGAATGGGTCTGTCACGTTTAGCATGGTTGGATCCTGTGCTCAGGCACCAAACAACCACATGGGAAGCCCTCAGATCATCGCTGGCCAGGTCCAATCTAACCAGCCACCTCCACAGCATTTCCCTCATAATGGCTTGCCAGCTGCAATGGCACCAAACGTACCAGAGAAGATCTCTGTTCCACAGTCCAACCATGTAGCACCTATTCTGATGGATGCTTGGGCATCCTTGATTCCTAGTAATGGCTTTGTTTCACCCCAGATTGAATCTAGCAATCTCAATCAATCGAATCCCCTTCTGACTGCTTGCCTGCAGGGAAACAGTGCACCATTTCAGTCACTCAAAACCCAGAAAGTACAGCAGTGGCCCCAGAACCAgaaccagcaccagcagcagcagctgccACCCCCCGTCAGCACAATGCAGGATGGAACAATGCAGAATGGACACCGATTCATCCCAGACTGTCACAGTCAAGCCACAGAGACCCAAAGAGTCCCTCTCACAGGCCTTTGGCCACAGAACACCAACGGATTATACCACCAACTCCAGCAGGGGGGATTGGCCAATGGCCAGCCTGCTCCATCCAGCAGCTGCATGTTTGAGAATGTCTCACACCCCCTCCCCAACGGAAACAGCCACGTGGATGGCACCAGGCTGCCCCCCACTTTGTCTGTGTGCCAGAGAAGGATAGGTGACCACCAGGACCAGAGTCCTCCCCAGGGATCCTGCTACTTCCAGTGGGGCCCCAGTGAGCCGGTGGTGGGCACGTCAGCCATCATCCAGGACAATGCCAGAATCAGCTCCCTGTCTCACCCGCTGGTGGCCAACATCACCACCCCTGAGGACCTACTGGCCATGCAGCAGTGCCTGGCTGGATGCAACAGAGTCGGACAGACACAG ATCCCAAGCCTTCCTGTAGTAGACAGCAATGGAACATTCTCCTTACCCCCCCTTGTCAATGGAACCATGTGCTTTACAGAGCACAACCAAACCAACTATTGCGACTTCTAA